From Amphritea atlantica, a single genomic window includes:
- the ubiG gene encoding bifunctional 2-polyprenyl-6-hydroxyphenol methylase/3-demethylubiquinol 3-O-methyltransferase UbiG yields MTDTQSNTGANIDPQEIAKFEELASRWWDRESEFKPLHDINPLRVDFIDRIASLNGKTVLDVGCGGGILSEAMAHRGADVSGIDMGEAPLKVAKLHGLESGVNVSYRQVTVEQLATEQPQSFDIVTCMEMMEHVPDPSSIVDACSQLVKPGGYVFFSTLNRNPKSYLMAIVGAEHLLKLVPKGTHDFNKFIRPSELANWIRQSGLQSEKITGLTYNPLTKIYKLNDRDVDVNYMVATRKPD; encoded by the coding sequence ATGACCGATACACAAAGCAACACCGGCGCAAATATCGATCCCCAGGAAATTGCTAAATTTGAGGAACTGGCGAGCCGCTGGTGGGACCGTGAAAGTGAGTTCAAACCCTTGCATGATATCAACCCATTACGGGTGGACTTCATTGATCGCATCGCCTCACTGAACGGCAAGACTGTGCTGGATGTAGGCTGTGGCGGCGGCATCTTATCAGAAGCGATGGCACACCGTGGCGCCGACGTTAGCGGCATCGATATGGGCGAAGCTCCCCTTAAAGTCGCTAAGCTGCATGGCCTTGAAAGCGGTGTAAATGTATCTTACCGCCAGGTCACCGTAGAACAGCTGGCGACCGAGCAGCCACAGAGTTTCGATATCGTCACCTGCATGGAGATGATGGAGCATGTGCCTGACCCCTCCTCAATTGTTGACGCCTGCAGTCAGTTAGTAAAACCTGGTGGCTATGTATTTTTCTCGACTCTGAACCGCAATCCTAAAAGCTATCTGATGGCCATTGTCGGAGCTGAGCACCTGTTAAAGCTTGTGCCCAAAGGCACCCACGACTTCAATAAGTTTATCCGCCCTTCAGAGCTGGCCAACTGGATACGCCAGAGTGGCCTGCAAAGCGAAAAGATAACCGGCCTGACCTATAACCCACTGACCAAAATTTACAAACTTAACGACCGGGATGTTGATGTAAACTATATGGTCGCTACCCGGAAACCTGACTGA
- a CDS encoding HAD-IA family hydrolase: MISSLPEAVLFDLDGTLLDTAPDFHFVINQLLAEQKHPSVNYDFIRGYVSNGARAMVCAALRIEENSAGFDQLHQRMLELYLQHLDVDTKPFPGIQNLLNWLGDKEIPWGIVTNKPECYTTPVMQGLNLLPAAGTVICPDHVREKKPHPEALFLACKELGTAPERSVYIGDHRRDIEAGLNAGMQTIAVSYGYLDEDENIDSWNSHYRVDHASEIRPILETLYCNR, translated from the coding sequence ATGATCTCCTCTCTGCCAGAAGCCGTACTGTTCGATCTGGACGGCACACTGCTCGATACCGCACCTGATTTTCACTTTGTGATTAATCAGCTTCTGGCCGAACAGAAGCACCCCTCCGTCAACTATGATTTCATCAGAGGCTATGTTTCCAACGGAGCCCGGGCGATGGTCTGTGCAGCACTCCGGATCGAAGAAAACTCTGCCGGGTTTGATCAGCTTCACCAGCGGATGCTGGAGCTCTACCTACAACACCTTGACGTTGACACAAAACCATTTCCGGGCATACAAAACCTGCTTAACTGGTTGGGAGATAAAGAAATTCCCTGGGGCATCGTCACCAACAAACCGGAGTGTTACACCACGCCGGTGATGCAGGGGCTGAACCTACTACCGGCCGCAGGCACCGTGATCTGTCCCGATCATGTACGCGAGAAAAAGCCCCACCCCGAAGCCCTGTTTCTGGCCTGCAAAGAACTTGGAACAGCACCAGAACGCAGCGTTTATATCGGCGACCATCGCAGAGATATTGAAGCCGGCCTCAATGCTGGCATGCAGACCATTGCCGTCAGTTACGGCTATCTTGATGAAGACGAGAATATCGATAGCTGGAACAGCCATTACCGGGTAGATCACGCCAGCGAGATCCGTCCAATTTTAGAAACCCTTTATTGCAATCGCTAA